DNA sequence from the Dreissena polymorpha isolate Duluth1 chromosome 3, UMN_Dpol_1.0, whole genome shotgun sequence genome:
CTCGCATGCACTAAGCGTCGGGGACGCTTTGTCATCCTGTACACCGATCGACCGACGCAGGACCCGATACGCAACTGCCCGACCAGCACTATGTACTCGTGCTGGGCTAACCTTGAACTCTGCGAGGTGGAAGTGTACGGTATGTTCAACGTTTTTTTACAAGGAGACATTTAGTCAAAGCCTGTGTTTTTACTCGTTCGTGACAGTAACTCTTTTAACAAAAAACGCTGAAACAGGCAACACACATGTTTATGACCAAGAAcacaacattaaaaatattacttataaAAATATGAGTTTCGGTTTTGCGTCTTTCATTAGCATTTTGTAATCATAATGTTGAATGAacgatattatttattttgttatctgtaatttaaaatctgaaaatactAGTATAATCATTTATGTATTTCTGCAAATATGTTGTTACAAACCGTTCATGTATACTGTGAAACATTAACTAAACTATTTTCTACACACATATTCACGATTGTTAGCAAGGTAAAACAAATTGGGTCTCAAATGTGAAGCAAATGTTAAAAaaggatttggttatgtattaaTCCAAACGTTGTGCAAGTTAATGGTTTTATTAtcgagtttaaatgtagaattgttgacatttttaaacaagaatggtatgGTGGCATGAATAACAATTCGGTATTACCGGGTTGATATAAATAAAGTTGTCAAAACCTCTTTGGAATATGAATAATATTTAGATTTACTTAAATCTAAATAGCGCTTATTTTTTAGTAAGATTAAGGGTCTCTTCACACCCGACGAGACttcaaactggcagatatgctCAGAGTAGAGTTCCACGAAATAGACGTTATtgtctacatgtatattgtaatgtgtgtctgtctgtctgtctgtctgtctgtctgtctgtctgtctgtctgtctgtctgtctgtctgtctgtctgtctgtctgtctgtctgtctgtctgtctgtctgtctgtctgtctgtctgtctgtctgtctgtctgtctgtctgtctgtctgtctgtctgtctgtctttctgtccgtccgtccgtccgtctgtccgtctgtcagtcaaatgtcttctttttaagatataattatcatatattaacATGATGTTAATActgatattaaattttaaaaagcacTGCGAAAAATGAAAGTGGGGCATATTTCCTGCATAACGTCTTAAAAGGTTATGCAATCATATACACTGAAATACGTGttgtttatattacaaaataacagCCTGTACAAACGGCACTTACGGAGACAAATGCGAAAAGCGCTGCAACTGCGAAGGGGGCGTGGCATGTGACGTCGTCAATGGGGCGTGTACTGGTCGTTGTTTGATTGGCTGGGAGGGACCGACCTGCAACCAAAGTATGTACAGGGTCGTTAATCACTGGAGTCaccttttttgagatgcatttataATCGAGTCAATGATTTTTCCGAGGTTGCGCTAAGGACATGTTGAAATCCATAGGGTTTGTAGGTGTTTTATACATATTTCTCATTATTTGAATCGGGCAATAGAGTGCGATTGAGCGAAGATAAATTCATCAacacatgtacagaaacatgCAAACCAGCCGGAAAGGTCAAATcctttataagttgtgacatGATGAGCTTTTTTAAAGCAAGTTGATGTTTTTGCCAGTGTGACACGCAAATCTCCGCATGAGTTAACTACTTACGACATCACAATACATAGCTTTGGTTTTAAGCAGCCGCAAGATTGTCACTTAATGGATTTATCACGCATTCCACAGAATGCGGGGACGGGCGGTACGGTCAGGGATGCAACAAAACCTGCGGCCAGTGCTCGGATCCACTTTACTCGTGCAATAAGAAAACGGGCGCGTGTCGCACGTGCAGGGCTGGCTGGCAGGGCGAGAAATGCGACGCTGGTATGAACGCATTGTAACTTATTTCACTTGGTTTCTTGCGATGTCCACCGTTTCTTATTTTACCTCATATTCAATATTCGTTTTACGTGAGATGACcatgtattttttcatattttgtccGTAGTTGCTCTAATCAACTACAGtccattcaatctaaatttactGACGCACTTTAACGGGGTCAGGTAGAAGTCGTGTCACGAATTTTGAAGGATGCTGTCACTTTGTTCTTAATTATTAACAACAAATACTAATCACCtttttgataacatttattaccTCAAACCGTATGTAAAAGCTAATTTCTGTTGACATTTAAGATACTTAGCGTTATTATTATCagccatttttaaaaatgttaaaaaaatgtcaaaatctctTTCTGCtcatatttttctcaagtttGCAACGCCGGTAGTTGGGGCGAGGGTTGTCAGGAGACTTGCGGGCATTGTATCGGCACGTGCAACCCCCAGAACGGGACCTGCAACCAGGGCTGCGAGCCGGGATACATAGGGGCCACGTGCATGGACGGTGGGTTGCTTAGCGACGGTGATGCTGATGCGAATGTCGCTGATAGTGATATTGCTGAAGATTATGAAAtggataatgatgattatgatggtggtggcgatgatgataatgatgataaatgatgatgaaaaaattgaaaatttgacaATCAATGAAAAGCACACATTATAATTATTTGCTTACTTTTTGGAGTTTACATGATGGACCGAATATTAGACTACGCTAAATGGTCACCTACCACCCATATTTGGACTTAAAAATCATCATGTAAAACATGTTAATGTTTGATGAGTTTATGTTAACgtaaataaattgtgtaaaataCAAAATTGCATGTTTCTATGTTTTATTGTGAGTATTTTGTGTATGCATGTTTTAATAAACATCTTATTGGATTTTATGAAgactttttaaatatgttaataatttttattagTCTATGAACAATGTTTACCGATCTGATTGGCCAACAACCACAAATTTAGTTCGTTGAACTGATTGGTCAATAGGAACTTTTCAGAATGATCAAGAGTTACTTTTTCCGTTAAATAACGATAATGACTGAGcctcgttctgataaaactgggcttaatgcatttgcgtaaagtgtcatcccagataagcctgtgcagtccgcactgcacaggctaatctgggacgacactttacgcacatgcataaagcccagttttctcagaacacgactcatgcaATAACTAAATAAGCGGAAGCATGCTTTAGCCGCATGTTCAATGAAATGAGACCTACGTAAAATATACActgcttttgtttatttttatttttttctttagatTACCAACAAGGATTGTGTTAATGGTATTTAAAATAAAGTGAAAGTGAATAATTGGGTTTTAAGAACGGCTCTACATTTGACACATATCAACATCATGGTGCGTATTTTATTCAGTCTGTCCTTCGGGAGTCTACGGCCCACAATGTGCATTGCCCTGTGCCAACTGTAAAGATGGCGCCGCATGTCATCACGTTACCGGAAGGTGCCCAGCCGGATGCGCGCCGGGTTTCAAGGGCGACAAATGCACTGATGGTAGGGGCGTTTTCGAAACTTACCAGCAACACTGTAAATTGATATGCTATTTGTAGTACATTATGACGAATGTGTTATAATTGGTATGAGGCTGCTCGCGTATGCCATTATGTCAAGTTTTAAAAAGCACAACTACTGTTGCCCTCTTTGTTCTTGGCCTAATGTGAGTGTGCAAATAACATGCAAATGATTGTTTAGGGAACGacagttttatgaaaaaaaatctagTTTTCCTTGAACAGCCTCTCATAAGTGCGAGGATTTCTGTAAACAAGTGCAGACAGCGGTTGAGATAGACGCGTCTAAATAATTAACTTgagtgtttgtttaatttcattAAGAATATCGAACTTACCATTTTAGAGCTCTGGAAATAATTGTCGATTTCAGAATGTCCGGCAGGCACCTATGGAGAAACGTGTAAACTCTCGTGTGGGGCTTGTCATAGCGGGGCTTCTTGCCATCACGAGACAGGCAGGTGTCCGGCGGGGTGTCAGAATGGCTGGACAGGGGACACGTGTCAGCAAAGTAGGTCTATTAACAGTAAAGTAATCATATTTAtcaccgtcgtcgtcgtcgtcgctaTCCTCcccctcatcatcatcatactaaTCATCATCCTAttcaacagcaacaacaacaccagCAGATCAATCGCCACTATCTTTATTTACGTTGTAAGCATTACCATACTCAGATCAGTCAGTATCTTTAGCtgtaataattatacaataaaatgaaagaaacTTGATAAATTAATGAAGGACAAacaatttactttatttaaatatttggtaccaaaaataattaatgtttcgTTGAAAAGTTGAATTGTTAAACATTGGCGATCttatttttttgtacatgtcAAAATATTCCACAGAATGCAAAAGCGGGTTCTATGGTGACCAGTGCGCGAGCGAATGCGGTTTCTGCCAGGCAAATGACACCTGCGATCACGTGGCAGGCGTCTGCGCCAACGGTTGCGATGACGGGTGGATGGGGGATAAGTGCAAAACACGTGCGGGGATGctaatattttgacaatttaataaatatttcattccaAGGACGAATTCAAATTTcgcttaattttatgttaaatattctttaatgtttatattgatagtggtttcaaaaataaatattaagaatgcGTAGTGCAATTATTTATCTGGAACAGCAATATATAGTTTTAAATGAAGTAATCTTCTATGGACTCCGCTCGCaaagattaaagggatcttttcacgctttggtaaattgacaaaattgaaaaaagttgtttcagattcgcaaattttcgttttagttatgatatttgtgaggaaacagtaatactgaacatttaccatgctctaatatagccattatatgcatcttttgacgattttaaaacctaaaaattataaagcgttgcaacgcgtaacgattgaataatttggagagttctgtttttgtcgttaaattttgtgcaactacgaagattgcttatataatgtataaaatacatcaagtgggtgtactcggcggaatagctcagtaggctaaggcgtttttacttcaggactctggcaggactccaggggtcactggttcgaaacctgctccaggcaatgttcttttcctttttttaattttattcttgattttttactggagcttttacgatccaatgtttacatttatcaatataaagcatttaatgaataagttaaaaaatgccaaaatctgtgaaaaggcccctttaaaatacttTGGTTGAGCTTTTAAACTAAAAACATATGATTTATTTCATAACGGGCGTTATTTCTGATTGCAAGTTATAGGTATAAAAGTGACAGCCGACTACGAATTTTTCTTCAGCGTGTTCGCCCGGTCACTACGGCCACCAGTGCGTTACCACGTGCGGCGCGTGTCTGAAGGGCGACGCGTGCGACCACGTGTCAGGGGATTGTAGGTCCGGATGCGCTGACGGCTGGCGTGAGGCGGGCTGCAAATCACGTgggtattgttgttgttgttgttgctgctactgttgctaatTGTGTAGGGAGATCATCTGGTATTTTTTAATAGGCGGCAATTGTAGTAAATGTATACGTGTATTTGGCATGCGTTTGGTTTGGTGATTCTATGcaagctttaaaaaaaactatgtttaatGGTGTATTTATTTTGGAATAAGATTTAAATGGTCAAGTTGCCATAGTTTGTATAGTTTATTTCCTTGAGACGAAACTTTTCAATTTGCCGTCTTCCTCCggttttgtcaaaataaaataaataaacaatatgtattttctaataaatgttttaatttattttaatagtgCTATAAATTATTAAGTATAACTTGATGATATAATTCAGTTTTGACAGTAATTGTTGCATGTTTCTGACATAAATAGTGAATATTGTGTAAACtaaaaatatttctatttaattggtaCACCGTTGACAACTTATTCCAATACGATAAAGTGCTTGTTTCGTTTTTACAAAATAACTTAATTTAGGAATTGCATTCCTCGCACCACCAATCAAACTGTGTTCATTGCATATAATATTTTCCAGCTTGTCCCTTCGGTTCCTATGGGAATGGATGTAAAAAGAAGTGCGGATTCTGTCGCCACAATTCCACATGTAACCACGTGACCGGACTGTGCTCGGATGGATGTAACCCGGCGTATAACGGGGAATACTGCGACATGCGTAAGTCGCTTATTTAAATGTCATGCCTAAGTCCTTTTAATATAAAAGAGCATTCTTCATACTCGTGTAAGCGTTTGTAGACTGCGAAGTAACGCACTTTGGTGTTATGTCCCAACTTTGGTCCGTTGACTTTTTGCCAACACAAAAACGGTGGTCACTTTGGTAACTTACTGTATAACCTCTATGTGCTTAATCTGATGATATAAAAAGACGAAATTACCGCCGTAAccaccatcaacaacaacatcaccgCCGCTGCCGCCATTACCCTGTCATGAAGCGTTTGTCGAATGTAAAGAAGTTATTATATACATGATTTACATATTTGCGTCGAGATGTATATTGTAAAGTTTTAATATATGATAAGGTCAATGGGCCAATAACGTATTCGGATTAAAACTAAGAACCAAACATTATCATTGGCCTATTTTGATTGGTTAATAATTGTGGATTTACGACGAAGGTGAACAGTGCATGTCATATAGTATGATATCTATCTAGTTCCTTTGGCAGttaaagttaaaatatttcaaataaattcataagCAAACATACATTTCTGGAAGTTTCACTCACGATATCTTAAAACTgatgcatttaaatttaaagttaaattttaagCTCACAAATCATGGATTTGTTCCCTGATTTCAGTACTCCCGGATCCCACGGAAGTAAAGCCAAACTCTACGGCCGGGAGCCAGACCTTGCAAACTGACCTTTCAGTACTGATCGGGGGAATTCTTGGCGGCGTCGTCGTTGTCTTCGCCGGCATTATGCTCATAGTTCTGATTCGTCGGTAAGGGGATGTTAAATCAATTATGGACTTTAATAAGTTTTGCGATTTGGAGAATATTCAACGCTAAGAATGCAGTTAAACTACAATACTTGATTTGAATGGCTGTAAGTATGAGAACATTATCcttaattgatttaaaaacaaatactaacTACTATATATGTGATAGTCTTATGGTACCTATTTTGTGGAAACCACATATCGTCAAAACATTGAGAATTGTAAGGCATGTAGATTTCACGGAAAATTAACTTAATATACTGTTATTATTGTATAATGCCCTAAACAATACCTTCCATTATAAAATCACGTATGCTATGCACATTATTGAGCCGCTTTTTATTCTCATTCACGAAGTAAATCCATCCATTCTTAGGTATTTGTCTTATAGCATAGACACAATTATTACCAATCAAATCAGATTACAACTACATAATTGTAATTCAAGACGTCGCAGCCGACCAAAGCGGAAGTCGCAACGCCGCAATGAACATACCGCGCACACTAACGTTGCCCTTGTCAACGAAGACGACCACGCCCACCCCAACGGCCACCTTGGAAACCACACCCCTGCCACACAGTCGCCCACTCCGAGTAGGACCTCCAGTCACGCTACCATCAAGACGAACTGTACGCAGGCCCATGGTAATAAGACTGCTTTTTGACCGGATttactaaatataatattctCTTGTTATTTACTAATTCCCAAACGCCTCGCATTGGTTGCCTGCACATTGGGTTTTTGCACGAGGTTTGCTCGAAATCCGTAAAATATCTTTGCAGTGGTTGCCAAACTGCAGTATTAGCGGACCCTATTGTTATTTGACATGGGCTTTGCTTAAAAATAACAACAGATATCCGCTCGGAGTTTTTGAAAACTTGCCATGGTTACCTAACCTAATGAGTAacatttgttatatataatagcttTGCTGGGAACTAGTCAAATCTCTGCTCATTTATTCTGTATGTTATCAATTTCTTGTGTTGTTTTCTTCTCTAACTGACAACACGATTTATCCTGTGATACTCAGTTGACAGTACGTGAAGGGTAATCGatgacaacacttttcgcttacCTGTATATGAacgttttcgtttaaatgaagtctcttctaaacgaaaatccagtcaaggtggaaagtgcggactgcacaggctaacccccgggct
Encoded proteins:
- the LOC127872190 gene encoding multiple epidermal growth factor-like domains protein 10, whose amino-acid sequence is MSTLCSGQPAGSSFTDLNPIEVPTPLRASIGRCPQGRYGEECEYACHCPLENVALRKKTFQHGTYLGWNASRAVDGNVDQDGSYGSCAWAHNNDDVFKTWWNVDLGSMYDVKAIEVYFRTDDAMSQSRRAGVRVYISDSVEEAKNQGLCYIDQMSDFVFPPTHLVLRDASLACTKRRGRFVILYTDRPTQDPIRNCPTSTMYSCWANLELCEVEVYECGDGRYGQGCNKTCGQCSDPLYSCNKKTGACRTCRAGWQGEKCDAVCNAGSWGEGCQETCGHCIGTCNPQNGTCNQGCEPGYIGATCMDGGLLSDGDADANVADSDIAEDYEMDNDDYDVCPSGVYGPQCALPCANCKDGAACHHVTGRCPAGCAPGFKGDKCTDECPAGTYGETCKLSCGACHSGASCHHETGRCPAGCQNGWTGDTCQQKCKSGFYGDQCASECGFCQANDTCDHVAGVCANGCDDGWMGDKCKTPCSPGHYGHQCVTTCGACLKGDACDHVSGDCRSGCADGWREAGCKSPCPFGSYGNGCKKKCGFCRHNSTCNHVTGLCSDGCNPAYNGEYCDMHEITAVTTINNNITAAAAITLS